A region from the Hippopotamus amphibius kiboko isolate mHipAmp2 chromosome 15, mHipAmp2.hap2, whole genome shotgun sequence genome encodes:
- the LOC130836102 gene encoding olfactory receptor 18-like, translating into MYLVTVLGNLLIILAVTSDPHLHTPMYFFLPNLSLADIGFISTTVPKMIVNIQTHSRVISYEGCLTQISVFILFGCMDSMLLTVMAYDRFLAICHPLHYQVIMNPHLCCSLALVSFLVSRWDSQLHNLFSLKLTCFKNVEIFSFFCDPPQFLNLACSDTLTNNIVMYFDNAIFGFLPFSGICFSYYKILYSILRVPSSGGIYKAFTTCGSHLSVLCLFYGTGLGVYLSSVVSQSPRKHTLASVAYTVVTPC; encoded by the coding sequence atgtacctggtcaccgtgttggggaacctgctcatcatcctggctgtcacctctgacccccacctccacacccccatgtacttcttcctcccCAACCTGTCCTTGGCTGACATCGGGTTCATCTCCACTACTGTCCCCAAGATGATTGTGAACATCCAAACTCACAGCAGAGTCATCTCCTATGAGGGCTGCCTGACTCAGATAtctgtttttatcctttttggaTGTATGGATAGTATGCTcctgactgtgatggcctatgacaggtttttggccatctgtcacccactgcactaccaggtCATCATGAACCCACACCTCTGTTGCTCTTTAGCTTTGGTATCTTTTTTGGTTAGCCGTTGGGACTCCCAGCTGCacaatttgttttcattaaaactTACCTGCTTCAAGAATGTGgaaatttttagtttcttctgtGACCCTCCTCAATTCCTCAATCTTGCCTGTTCTGACACTCTCACCAATAACATAGTCATGTATTTTGACAATGCCATTTttggttttctccctttctcaggAATCTGTTTCTCTTACTATAAAATACTTTATTCCATTCTGAGAGTCCCCTCATCAGGTGGGATATATAAAGCCTTCACCACCTGTGGTTCTCACCTGTCAgttctttgcttattttatggAACAGGCCTTGGTGTGTACCTCAGCTCTGTGGTGTCACAATCTCCCAGGAAGCATACACTTGCCTCGGTGGCTTACACTGTGGTcaccccatgctga